TTCCCACCGTGGCGCACACGAACAGGGGGACCAGGCCGGCGTCCACGTCGGCCTGCATGGTGGCATGCAGAGCGGCTGGCGAGAGCGCGAACATGTCGTCGCGGCACGTCGGTATCTCACGGCAATGGACGCGCAGGATGCCGGCGATATGCGCGGCCTTGCGGAACGCGAAGTGGGTCTGATCGGAGCAGTAGACGACGAGGTCGCCGACCCTCCTCGCGCCGATCTCCGCGAGCTTGCGGTCCCtcgcggcgacgagcgcgcaAAGGATGGCCTCGCACGACGTGCCAAGGAtcgtgccgccgcctcctccggcgaACAGAAGGCTCCCCGGCAAGTGGAGCGCCTTGCCGAGCCACTCCACAACCACCATCTCCAGctcggtggcggccggcgaggcggcccaCGTGAAAGGGACGACGTTTATGCCGGCCGCGAGCGCCTCGCCGAGGGCGCCGACGGTGCTGCTCGACGCCGGGAAGTGCGCGAAGTGGCGAGGGCTCTGCCAGTGCGTCATGCCCGGCAGGAGGAGGTCACGGACAtcccggagcgccgccgcgaacGCCTCGGGCTCCGGGCGGCACGGCGCGTCCGCGGGGAGCTGGCGACGCAGAAACCCAGGGGCCACGCCGGGGTGCACGGGGTAGTCGCCCAAGCCGGCGTAGTAGTCGGCGATGAAGTCAACAACCTGGTGCCCTAGCCGCCGGAACTCGTCAGCGTCGAGCAGCCGCGAGCTTTCGGACGTTGCCGGCGTCTCCACGGCGATGGCACCATTCCGTGGGGCACCGCCATTGACGGTGCGGCAGTGGGAGGGTGGTGCCATCTGTGGGAGGAGAACGTGTGTACGTGGCAGAGCGGGGACTATCTGGGTGCGATTTATTGGGCTCGCTCCTGCCCAGTGCCCACTCGTATTAATTAAGTGCTGATCGGTAATACAAACGTTGCTGATGGTTACACCAGCGTCAATCTAGCTAATAAATCTATCGATCCCAATACTAGTTGAAAAACGCACCTCTGGTCGAAAATAAACTCGTCACTGCagcatttaaatttcaaaaaaaaaaacttatcacTCTAGAGTAATATCTGTTCGCCTTTGCTATTCTGCATGTGCCTGAAAATTTTGTCCCTCATCAGTCGATCATCGTGGTTACAAGATTGGTGCCCGCGGTCGTGTCGGGCTAAGGAGGCGTTCTCACCTGGACATTTTTTGGCTGCACTGCTGGCCCATTTACATCCGTATACGGCCGGGTTCCCTTGAACGGGCCATGCTCGCTCCAGTACTCCACCACCAATCGTAAgaccatcgtcgtcgtctctcTCTCCACCCTCGCGTCTCGCTAAATAACTCTcgcgacggaggcggcgagtATCTAGAGCTGACACAATCGGCGGCGAGGGGTTGGAGTATTGGAGGGAGCGACGAATGCGGGAGCAGGACTGGCGCGTTGCTAAATTTTGCATTCTGCCCTAATAATTCttcattttaatctattttttctatttttattagctatttgatttctttttctttaactATCTGTCACACTATAATTGCAGAATGTGTATATTAAAATTGTATAAACGGTAACCTATAGTTCCacgatataaaaataagcaaCTTTAGTATAGCCAATGTAAATTAAGTACAACCATAGTTTATATAGGTTTGGTAAAATCAACTAAAACCTTCAAAAATTTCCGTCAACTGACTCTTAGACGGACCCCAATTCTAATGCAAGACACTAGTTATGATTTCTATACCTCTATGTCATAGAAATTAGTACGTAACACAAGTCTTACAATGCAAACACTACTAATTCGTACTCACTCGTTATGTTTCGCATCTCTCGTTATGTTTCAGgtgttatgtaaaaaaatgtctCATTCAATACAtgatttctttctctctttttttttttcatttactcACGTGTCACGTCACACGTCACACGTCATCTTGTATCCTATgtgataacttatttaatactatGGATAACATTTTAGTCATTATCTGTGAATGCCATAAGCAGGGGCGGAGCTATAGCAAAATAGAGTAAGTgtcattaatttatttttcagtgctttaaactaaatttagattgcTACGGGTGTCTGAATTTGAATTAAGGGGATGTATATATggtaaaaatagataaactctagctaaaaaaaatttcaaagggCTCAATATACGTAGCTCTGCCCCTGGCCATAAGTGCTCTGAAAGTTATGTAATACTCATGCACCTCGATATAAGAAGTTTTTAGAGCTGGACATGTATATTAAGAAATTTGCTGAaactaaatgaaaaaaataatttgattggCTGAGAAGAGAGAATAATATGAGAAAATTTAGTAGTGAAAGTTTGTGATCGGTTGAAAAGAGGTCCGTAGGTGTGTATTATACTTTTATAGGAAATTTTCAATGTTATAAAGTGTTATACGTTGAGACGGAGTATATACTTACACAGTTGGAGTTCGTGTGGAGTCTGGACCATGGATCGATGCGCGAGTTATTCGCTGAATCGGGTGGTAGTTAGCAGTTAAACGTTCTTCATCCAATTAGGTGTTGTTATGTAGGTGACGAAAAAGTGTTGGTACAGCCGGATCGGGAAATCGAGCTAGCGA
This is a stretch of genomic DNA from Oryza brachyantha chromosome 1, ObraRS2, whole genome shotgun sequence. It encodes these proteins:
- the LOC102703181 gene encoding tyrosine decarboxylase, with product MAPPSHCRTVNGGAPRNGAIAVETPATSESSRLLDADEFRRLGHQVVDFIADYYAGLGDYPVHPGVAPGFLRRQLPADAPCRPEPEAFAAALRDVRDLLLPGMTHWQSPRHFAHFPASSSTVGALGEALAAGINVVPFTWAASPAATELEMVVVEWLGKALHLPGSLLFAGGGGGTILGTSCEAILCALVAARDRKLAEIGARRVGDLVVYCSDQTHFAFRKAAHIAGILRVHCREIPTCRDDMFALSPAALHATMQADVDAGLVPLFVCATVGTTQTTAVDPVRELCTVAARHGGAWVHVDAAYAGSALVCPEFRDVIAGAEAVDSLSMNAHKWLLANNDCCAMWVRSPAALVAALGTEQEYILKDAAAEGHDVVDYKDWGTTLTRRFRALKLWLVLRCHGVEGLREHVRRHVRMAAAFEAMVRADARFEVAAPRRFALVCFRLLLSPEKELAGGEKAANELNRRLLEEVNAASSGPYMSSAMVGGVYMLRCAIGSTLTEERHVREAWNVVQERATSILRKRG